A genome region from Taeniopygia guttata chromosome 18, bTaeGut7.mat, whole genome shotgun sequence includes the following:
- the CSNK1D gene encoding casein kinase I isoform X2 has translation MELRVGNRYRLGRKIGSGSFGDIYLGTDIAAGEEVAIKLECVKTKHPQLHIESKIYKMMQGGVGIPTIKWCGAEGDYNVMVMELLGPSLEDLFNFCSRKFSLKTVLLLADQMISRIEYIHSKNFIHRDVKPDNFLMGLGKKGNLVYIIDFGLAKKYRDARTHQHIPYRENKNLTGTARYASINTHLGIEQSRRDDLESLGYVLMYFNLGSLPWQGLKAATKRQKYERISEKKMSTPIEVLCKGYPSEFATYLNFCRSLRFDDKPDYSYLRQLFRNLFHRQGFSYDYVFDWNMLKFGASRAAEDAERERREREERLRYTRNPAVRGLPSTASGRLRGTQDVAPSTPLTPTSHAANTSPRPVSGMERERKVSMRLHRGAPVNISSSDLTGRQDTSRMSTSQNSIPFEHHGK, from the exons ATGGAGCTGAGAGTTGGGAACCGGTACCGTTTGGGCCGGAAGATCGGGAGCGGCTCTTTCGGGGATATCTACTTGG GAACTGATATTGCTGCTGGAGAGGAGGTTGCAATAAAATTGGAATGCGTGAAAACCAAACATCCTCAGCTCCACATCGAGAGTAAAATCTACAAAATGATGCAGGGTGGAG tgGGTATTCCCACAATTAAGTGGTGTGGAGCTGAAGGGGACTACAATGTTATGGTGATGGAATTGTTGGGACCGAGTCTTGAAGATCTCTTCAATTTTTGTTCAAGGAAATTTAGTCTCAAGACAGTCCTATTACTTGCTGACCAAATG ATAAGTCGAATTGAGTATATTCACTCTAAGAACTTCATCCACCGAGATGTGAAGCCAGATAACTTCTTAATGGgcctggggaaaaaaggcaatCTTGTCTACATAATAGACTTTGGACTAGCAAAGAAGTATCGAGATGCTCGAACTCACCAACATATTCCATATcgtgaaaataaaaacttaacGGGAACTGCCCGTTATGCATCCATCAACACTCATCTTGGAATTG AGCAATCTCGCAGAGATGACTTGGAGTCCTTGGGCTATGTACTGATGTATTTTAACCTGGGCTCcctcccctggcagggactgaaAGCAGCAACAAAGAGGCAGAAATATGAACGTatcagtgaaaagaaaatgtctaCACCCATTGAGGTTTTGTGTAAAGGATATCCTT CTGAATTTGCCACATACTTGAATTTCTGCCGCTCTTTGCGTTTTGATGACAAGCCGGACTATTCCTATCTAAGGCAATTATTCAGAAACCTTTTTCATCGACAAGGATTCTCATATGACTATGTATTTGACTGGAACATGCTGAAATTT GGTGCaagcagagcagctgaagaTGCTGAACGTGAAAGGCGGGAACGAGAGGAAAGATTAAGATATACACGAAATCCAGCTGTTCGTGGATTACCCTCCACTGCTTCTGGCAGGTTAAGAGGAACGCAAGATGTAGCTCCTTCTACTCCCCTTACCCCAACTTCACATGCTG CCAACACCTCTCCTCGGCCAGTATCCGGTATGGAACGAGAAAGGAAAGTGAGTATGAGATTGCATCGTGGTGCCCCAGTCAATATCTCCTCATCTGATTTAACAGGCCGACAAGATACCTCTCGCATGTCAACTTcgcag
- the CSNK1D gene encoding casein kinase I isoform X1 — protein MELRVGNRYRLGRKIGSGSFGDIYLGTDIAAGEEVAIKLECVKTKHPQLHIESKIYKMMQGGVGIPTIKWCGAEGDYNVMVMELLGPSLEDLFNFCSRKFSLKTVLLLADQMISRIEYIHSKNFIHRDVKPDNFLMGLGKKGNLVYIIDFGLAKKYRDARTHQHIPYRENKNLTGTARYASINTHLGIEQSRRDDLESLGYVLMYFNLGSLPWQGLKAATKRQKYERISEKKMSTPIEVLCKGYPSEFATYLNFCRSLRFDDKPDYSYLRQLFRNLFHRQGFSYDYVFDWNMLKFGASRAAEDAERERREREERLRYTRNPAVRGLPSTASGRLRGTQDVAPSTPLTPTSHAANTSPRPVSGMERERKVSMRLHRGAPVNISSSDLTGRQDTSRMSTSQIPARVTTSVLQSAVHR, from the exons ATGGAGCTGAGAGTTGGGAACCGGTACCGTTTGGGCCGGAAGATCGGGAGCGGCTCTTTCGGGGATATCTACTTGG GAACTGATATTGCTGCTGGAGAGGAGGTTGCAATAAAATTGGAATGCGTGAAAACCAAACATCCTCAGCTCCACATCGAGAGTAAAATCTACAAAATGATGCAGGGTGGAG tgGGTATTCCCACAATTAAGTGGTGTGGAGCTGAAGGGGACTACAATGTTATGGTGATGGAATTGTTGGGACCGAGTCTTGAAGATCTCTTCAATTTTTGTTCAAGGAAATTTAGTCTCAAGACAGTCCTATTACTTGCTGACCAAATG ATAAGTCGAATTGAGTATATTCACTCTAAGAACTTCATCCACCGAGATGTGAAGCCAGATAACTTCTTAATGGgcctggggaaaaaaggcaatCTTGTCTACATAATAGACTTTGGACTAGCAAAGAAGTATCGAGATGCTCGAACTCACCAACATATTCCATATcgtgaaaataaaaacttaacGGGAACTGCCCGTTATGCATCCATCAACACTCATCTTGGAATTG AGCAATCTCGCAGAGATGACTTGGAGTCCTTGGGCTATGTACTGATGTATTTTAACCTGGGCTCcctcccctggcagggactgaaAGCAGCAACAAAGAGGCAGAAATATGAACGTatcagtgaaaagaaaatgtctaCACCCATTGAGGTTTTGTGTAAAGGATATCCTT CTGAATTTGCCACATACTTGAATTTCTGCCGCTCTTTGCGTTTTGATGACAAGCCGGACTATTCCTATCTAAGGCAATTATTCAGAAACCTTTTTCATCGACAAGGATTCTCATATGACTATGTATTTGACTGGAACATGCTGAAATTT GGTGCaagcagagcagctgaagaTGCTGAACGTGAAAGGCGGGAACGAGAGGAAAGATTAAGATATACACGAAATCCAGCTGTTCGTGGATTACCCTCCACTGCTTCTGGCAGGTTAAGAGGAACGCAAGATGTAGCTCCTTCTACTCCCCTTACCCCAACTTCACATGCTG CCAACACCTCTCCTCGGCCAGTATCCGGTATGGAACGAGAAAGGAAAGTGAGTATGAGATTGCATCGTGGTGCCCCAGTCAATATCTCCTCATCTGATTTAACAGGCCGACAAGATACCTCTCGCATGTCAACTTcgcag